The Abditibacteriaceae bacterium genome includes a region encoding these proteins:
- a CDS encoding LacI family DNA-binding transcriptional regulator: protein MNQLTSRRESTKHPTIHDVAEALGMHKSTVSVAFSGKGNLSVATRNKVLQVARELGYEPNPLAQRLANGVSNSLICLFSGVLDVGLATEKILLIQKELTERGLEVPIYTYSDQSEGGKTSQAAQVKQLCRQRPRAIICASQMLNHSVYDELAAYQNNGGIVVSYDIPVPLNCDQVVFDRENNAYQGASYLLSKGHRRIAIGISGPGIKPGEPLSGPHGIRMKGFERALQEFGASSELLFVDSTYERGGAALAAQFLKLKERPTGICIVNDYVALAFMTEMMRAGVRVPHDVSIIGHDDQPVADYCPVPLTAISQPVGEIAHAVVALLVERLEGSTVAPRTQNIRGKLIKRQSVVPIEK from the coding sequence ATGAACCAACTGACCAGCAGACGTGAATCCACGAAGCATCCCACCATTCACGATGTCGCTGAAGCCCTGGGAATGCACAAATCGACCGTGTCGGTGGCGTTTTCCGGCAAAGGGAATCTTTCGGTTGCAACGCGCAACAAGGTTCTTCAGGTTGCGCGTGAGTTGGGGTATGAGCCGAACCCTCTCGCGCAGCGTCTTGCTAATGGCGTCAGTAACAGCCTCATCTGTCTTTTTAGTGGCGTGCTGGACGTTGGTCTGGCAACCGAAAAGATTCTTCTCATTCAAAAAGAACTGACGGAGCGCGGCCTGGAAGTGCCGATTTATACCTATTCCGACCAATCGGAAGGCGGCAAGACTTCGCAGGCGGCCCAGGTTAAACAGCTGTGCCGGCAACGCCCGCGCGCTATTATTTGTGCGTCGCAGATGCTGAATCATTCGGTATACGACGAGTTGGCAGCGTATCAGAACAACGGCGGGATTGTGGTGAGCTACGACATTCCTGTGCCGCTCAACTGCGACCAAGTCGTCTTCGACCGTGAGAACAACGCCTATCAAGGCGCGAGCTATCTCTTGTCCAAAGGTCACCGGCGTATCGCGATTGGTATCTCCGGGCCGGGAATAAAACCTGGTGAGCCTCTCAGTGGGCCACACGGCATTCGCATGAAAGGATTTGAGCGCGCCTTGCAGGAGTTTGGTGCATCGAGCGAACTGTTGTTTGTCGATTCGACTTACGAACGCGGTGGCGCAGCCCTGGCAGCGCAATTTTTGAAGCTGAAGGAAAGGCCCACCGGCATTTGTATCGTCAACGATTATGTCGCTCTGGCTTTCATGACCGAAATGATGCGCGCCGGTGTCCGCGTTCCGCATGATGTGAGCATCATCGGGCACGACGATCAGCCTGTTGCGGATTACTGTCCGGTGCCACTAACGGCGATTTCGCAGCCCGTCGGGGAAATTGCTCATGCCGTTGTTGCACTGCTGGTTGAACGGCTGGAAGGAAGCACTGTCGCGCCCCGCACCCAGAATATTCGCGGCAAGCTGATTAAACGCCAGAGTGTTGTCCCCATTGAAAAGTAA
- a CDS encoding Gfo/Idh/MocA family oxidoreductase → MSARTRYAIVGLGSRSRMFSTAVLKDYSEYGEVVAFCDVNQSRMDYFNQVYKEKFGIEPIPTYKPEDFEKMLHEQRVDCVIVTTVDRAHHRYIIRAMQAGCDAITEKPMTIDTEKCQAILDAVKATGRKLTVTFNYRYSPRNSKVKELLQSGVIGEVTSVHFEWLLDTVHGADYFRRWHRDKRNSGGLMVHKSTHHFDLVNWWLDSTPETVFGFGDLRFYGRENAEERGVTSFYDRATGCEAANDDPFALDMSKDEGLKRMYLEAESEDGYIRDQSVFSDGISIEDDMSVLVRYKNRATMTYSLTAFSPWEGYRVAFNGTKGRLEYEVSENHYVSGSETDTNRPDVRDAQEFEINEPARILVRPLWGRPLQIEVTTEEGGHGGGDKRLLDDVFLPEREDDPLGRAANHTDGALSILTGIAANQAFTTGLPVKVETLVRF, encoded by the coding sequence ATGTCTGCACGCACACGCTACGCAATTGTCGGTTTAGGTTCTCGCTCGCGAATGTTCTCGACGGCCGTTTTGAAGGATTACAGCGAATACGGTGAAGTTGTCGCATTCTGCGATGTCAACCAGTCGCGCATGGACTACTTCAATCAGGTTTACAAGGAGAAGTTCGGCATCGAGCCAATTCCAACCTACAAGCCTGAAGACTTTGAAAAAATGCTTCACGAACAGCGCGTCGATTGCGTGATTGTAACGACTGTTGATCGTGCGCATCATCGTTACATTATTCGGGCAATGCAGGCTGGTTGTGATGCCATCACAGAGAAGCCTATGACCATCGATACTGAAAAGTGTCAGGCAATCTTAGACGCCGTGAAAGCTACAGGCCGCAAGCTGACAGTGACTTTTAACTACCGCTATTCACCGCGCAACTCGAAGGTAAAAGAACTACTGCAAAGTGGAGTTATCGGCGAAGTCACTTCGGTTCACTTCGAGTGGCTTCTCGACACAGTTCATGGTGCCGATTACTTCCGCCGCTGGCATCGTGACAAGCGCAACTCCGGCGGTTTGATGGTTCATAAATCGACGCACCATTTCGACCTTGTCAACTGGTGGCTCGATTCGACGCCGGAGACAGTTTTCGGCTTCGGTGACTTGCGTTTCTACGGACGCGAAAACGCCGAAGAGCGCGGTGTGACGAGCTTCTACGACCGCGCAACCGGATGTGAAGCCGCCAACGACGACCCGTTTGCGCTTGATATGTCGAAGGACGAAGGCTTGAAGCGCATGTATCTTGAAGCTGAAAGTGAGGACGGTTACATCCGCGACCAGAGTGTCTTCAGCGACGGCATTTCGATTGAAGATGATATGTCGGTTTTGGTGCGTTACAAGAACCGAGCGACGATGACCTATAGCCTTACGGCCTTCTCGCCGTGGGAAGGTTACCGCGTTGCATTCAACGGCACGAAAGGCCGTCTGGAATACGAAGTCAGCGAGAACCATTACGTGAGCGGTTCGGAAACCGACACCAATCGCCCCGATGTGCGCGACGCCCAGGAATTTGAAATCAACGAACCGGCGCGCATTCTCGTGCGGCCCTTGTGGGGCAGGCCGCTGCAAATTGAAGTCACGACCGAAGAAGGCGGACACGGCGGCGGCGACAAGCGCTTGCTCGACGACGTTTTCCTCCCCGAGCGCGAAGACGACCCGCTGGGCCGAGCCGCCAATCATACCGATGGTGCACTTTCCATCCTTACTGGCATCGCGGCGAATCAGGCGTTTACGACCGGTTTACCGGTAAAAGTCGAGACTCTTGTGCGCTTCTAG
- a CDS encoding TatD family hydrolase, protein MFDSHCHLTSEALRDDFENVVTRAHAAGVTHCLDVADTLDSARAAIIHARAELPIWLRATAGVHPQNALQWNEGAAAELRELASEPEVVAIGEIGLDWIYDEKHPHYPGATRERQTEVFREQLQIARELNLPVVIHNRESDAEILEVVKDFDDVRGVFHCWAGSVEAAQQALELGFFLGFTGLATFKNAENVREVARLCPLDKLLIETDAPYLAPIPHRGKTNEPSFMPFIATKLAEVKGVTTQELAQITTANALALFQPS, encoded by the coding sequence ATGTTCGATTCTCACTGCCACTTAACCAGCGAAGCTTTACGCGACGACTTCGAGAATGTTGTTACCCGAGCTCATGCTGCTGGAGTCACGCATTGCCTTGATGTAGCCGATACTTTAGATTCGGCGCGAGCGGCTATTATCCACGCACGCGCTGAATTACCAATCTGGTTGCGAGCAACGGCAGGCGTTCATCCTCAGAACGCGCTTCAATGGAACGAAGGAGCTGCCGCAGAACTACGCGAACTCGCATCAGAGCCAGAAGTTGTAGCTATCGGCGAAATCGGCCTCGATTGGATTTACGACGAGAAGCATCCGCACTATCCGGGAGCCACGCGCGAACGACAGACTGAGGTTTTCCGAGAGCAACTCCAAATCGCACGCGAACTAAACCTTCCGGTCGTGATTCATAACCGCGAATCGGATGCTGAGATTCTTGAGGTTGTCAAAGATTTCGATGATGTTCGCGGCGTGTTCCATTGTTGGGCGGGTTCCGTCGAGGCAGCGCAACAAGCGTTGGAGCTAGGCTTCTTCCTCGGCTTTACAGGACTGGCAACCTTTAAGAATGCGGAGAACGTGCGCGAGGTTGCGAGGCTGTGTCCTTTAGATAAATTACTTATCGAGACCGATGCGCCCTATCTGGCACCGATACCGCATCGTGGTAAAACCAATGAACCTTCATTCATGCCTTTTATCGCTACCAAACTAGCGGAAGTAAAAGGAGTCACGACTCAAGAACTGGCGCAAATTACGACCGCGAATGCATTAGCATTATTTCAACCGAGCTGA
- a CDS encoding copper amine oxidase N-terminal domain-containing protein, whose amino-acid sequence MPYSFEGTPISASAEPQLKDGTMWVPLRSLASAMGANADWDSSNGVAILYYADRIVTIKIGDASIDVDGSPHQLQAAPYVDDGGTWVPVRLFSDVLGLNLNVDTSTKTVELSSPSLEAGSDLEVDPMGDPSTV is encoded by the coding sequence ATGCCTTACTCTTTTGAAGGAACGCCGATTTCGGCGAGTGCAGAACCACAACTAAAAGATGGCACGATGTGGGTGCCATTGCGCTCTCTGGCCAGCGCCATGGGCGCCAACGCCGATTGGGACAGCAGCAACGGCGTCGCTATCTTGTATTACGCCGACCGCATTGTGACCATTAAAATCGGCGATGCCAGCATCGATGTCGATGGCTCGCCACACCAGTTGCAAGCCGCGCCTTATGTCGACGATGGTGGAACTTGGGTTCCGGTACGTTTGTTTTCCGATGTGCTTGGTCTGAACCTCAACGTCGATACCTCGACGAAGACAGTCGAGTTGTCTAGCCCATCGTTAGAGGCAGGTTCTGATCTTGAAGTCGACCCCATGGGCGATCCCTCTACAGTTTAA
- a CDS encoding BON domain-containing protein, with product MKTETRWIKFAGVGALALVFVAGCAGSDQNGDGKATDSPEAANMQKVVDAAQESAKGAANSASNAISNAASNAAPAMKNADDAVTITPTVKTALGANAALKGSKIDVSTTDKNVSLDGTVKTAAQKTIAGNIAKQKAPGYQIKNNLKVG from the coding sequence ATGAAAACCGAAACCCGTTGGATTAAATTTGCTGGTGTGGGCGCGCTTGCCTTGGTGTTTGTTGCTGGCTGCGCTGGTAGCGACCAAAATGGCGATGGTAAAGCAACCGATTCACCCGAAGCCGCGAACATGCAAAAGGTCGTTGATGCCGCGCAGGAATCGGCCAAGGGTGCTGCTAACAGCGCCAGCAATGCCATTTCAAATGCTGCAAGCAATGCTGCACCGGCCATGAAGAACGCCGACGATGCAGTGACGATTACGCCTACCGTGAAAACAGCACTGGGCGCAAACGCCGCTCTCAAAGGTAGCAAGATTGACGTTTCGACAACCGATAAAAACGTCTCGCTGGATGGCACGGTGAAAACCGCTGCCCAGAAGACGATCGCCGGCAATATCGCCAAGCAGAAAGCGCCTGGCTATCAAATCAAGAACAACCTGAAAGTTGGTTAA
- a CDS encoding tagaturonate epimerase family protein gives MMILDKFSFGVGDRFAHQAKAQLRAFQLLAEHGVEVAPVWNKSHREHATIGSEPPSVRAAANAAISEFRWNRPYYVDADHIRLETVDGFLDSSDFFTLDVADSIGQPASPSDVEAFVERHSELVGTLQIEGIDAPFEITREEVARVAAKYLLAVQQAGRIYRHIEAAKGADNFVTEVSSDETDSPQTPPELLIILAALSDEKIPLQTIAPKFTGRFNKGVDYVGDIAQFEKEFNDDLAVIAHAVAHYDLPTNLKLSVHSGSDKFSIYAPIRRSLARFDAGLHIKTAGTTWLEEVIGLAEAGGEGLVLGKEIYTKALEKQEALCAPYATVIDIDVAQLPSAEEVNGWSSEQFVAALRHDPTNPGFNASVRQLIHVGYKIAAQMGERYLHALRLNEAVVARNVTDNLFERHMKPLFLTK, from the coding sequence ATGATGATTCTCGACAAATTTTCGTTCGGCGTCGGTGACCGGTTCGCGCATCAGGCCAAGGCGCAACTTCGCGCATTCCAGTTGCTGGCCGAGCATGGCGTCGAAGTCGCGCCAGTCTGGAACAAGTCGCACCGCGAACACGCCACTATTGGCTCCGAGCCGCCCAGCGTTCGCGCTGCAGCGAACGCCGCCATTTCGGAATTTCGCTGGAATCGCCCCTATTACGTAGACGCCGACCATATTCGTTTGGAAACCGTTGATGGCTTTCTCGATTCCAGCGATTTCTTCACACTCGACGTCGCCGATTCCATCGGTCAACCTGCTTCACCGTCAGATGTCGAAGCGTTCGTCGAGCGCCATTCCGAGCTTGTCGGCACGTTGCAAATTGAAGGCATCGATGCGCCGTTTGAAATCACACGCGAAGAAGTGGCACGCGTTGCTGCCAAGTATCTGCTGGCGGTTCAGCAGGCCGGCAGGATTTACCGCCATATCGAAGCCGCCAAAGGTGCCGACAATTTCGTGACCGAGGTTTCTTCGGACGAAACTGACAGCCCGCAAACCCCGCCCGAACTGCTGATTATTCTCGCGGCACTTTCCGACGAAAAAATTCCGTTGCAAACCATCGCGCCCAAGTTCACCGGTCGCTTTAACAAAGGCGTCGATTATGTCGGCGACATCGCGCAGTTTGAAAAGGAATTCAACGACGATTTGGCCGTCATTGCGCACGCTGTTGCACATTACGATTTGCCAACGAATCTCAAACTCAGCGTTCATTCCGGTTCAGATAAGTTTTCGATTTACGCGCCGATTCGCCGCTCCCTCGCGCGCTTCGATGCGGGCTTGCACATCAAAACTGCGGGGACGACTTGGCTCGAAGAAGTAATCGGACTGGCCGAAGCCGGTGGCGAAGGTTTGGTTTTGGGCAAAGAAATCTACACGAAAGCCCTAGAAAAGCAGGAAGCCCTTTGTGCGCCGTATGCAACGGTTATCGACATCGATGTGGCACAGCTACCTTCGGCGGAGGAAGTCAATGGCTGGAGTTCGGAGCAGTTTGTCGCGGCGTTGCGCCACGACCCAACGAACCCGGGCTTCAACGCCAGCGTGCGTCAGCTGATTCATGTCGGCTACAAGATTGCGGCCCAAATGGGCGAGCGCTATCTCCATGCGCTCAGGTTGAACGAAGCAGTTGTTGCACGCAACGTCACGGACAACCTTTTCGAACGCCACATGAAGCCTTTGTTTCTGACTAAGTAA
- a CDS encoding glycosyl hydrolase encodes MKSVIAPSLDHAEFLSPGAEPRIAPFWFWNCAMSEELVRLQVQQMAHAGIGGFFIHARQGLTLPYLSDEWFARVRVAVEAARAAGIEAWLYDEYPYPSGIAGGLVTANHPEFRERTLQRRSFDVRGGQAVREEMPLGRLVSALAYPVENGKVLWEGAIDVRSKCGVVLTRQQFWLWPMAHIPYNEKRFMADEGRLVLTWTPPPGEWRIFAGIETEARGFKYYDCFFDPLQPGATEEFIRLTHDRYAETVGEYFGSTIPGIFTDETEPPAWSPVIEAEFGLDLAQLLPALHHDDHPRATEVRLRFRECALRLFQERWEAPIARWCAAHNLVWTAEKPTYRPAQFLAIAQPATDAGHRRLGAGPENLESAMLRANHRAAMAAAEQSGTEKVRCECFHSMGWGATLQDQKWQIDWLAVQGVNRFSPHAFYATSSGLTKHDAAPSFFTETPAWKHFHLLADYAARLSLAMSSGHEHARIAVLYPAESLWARDEHSREAMKDCDWLMNTLLAEHLMFHPVDALALLRAEAGPGSLRLGHTRYEVLLVPPLSVITPQTEQAIGAAIAAGMKVMMAEPLGNAANDVMTSPGVTPIFDRTLWISHLEPHRVVSLQNSEGNEAHGLWMLHRETEEQHLLFIANTEDKAIEAVVEISVDAVAWEHWCLENGSSVPLGVTAEEDRVRWTHRFEPLGSALFVARKLRDNTARIEAVAQESVLPLATEGEWSITLDRPNALRLNRWRIVCDGDDWADANRDDNHLAEVEALPLQYLDQRVKEVRQQCEREGETTVWYRRHVLCEIVPDNLALLIENGAIDGEWELFINGVSVERDAFSAIEYHGADKIACSVAHLFQRGKNTLALRVGAAPLWGGLRTPLHLLGDFALGGTDNRTLVSLPDTSRFNDLVAAGFPHFSGAVTYRKVLPSSAFAGYTAIALPAGFTDIAQVKVGDVVLGVRAWSPYQWKLPVERGETIALEIEVTNTLLPFVEGQIWHVQTQKPHKV; translated from the coding sequence ATGAAATCTGTTATTGCGCCGTCCCTCGACCACGCTGAATTTCTTTCGCCAGGAGCCGAACCGCGTATCGCGCCGTTCTGGTTCTGGAACTGCGCGATGAGTGAAGAGCTGGTGCGGCTTCAAGTGCAGCAAATGGCCCACGCGGGAATCGGTGGTTTCTTCATTCACGCGCGGCAGGGTTTGACGCTGCCGTATCTTTCCGACGAATGGTTTGCGCGTGTTCGCGTTGCGGTCGAAGCAGCGCGTGCGGCGGGAATTGAAGCGTGGCTTTACGACGAATATCCGTATCCCAGCGGAATCGCGGGTGGGTTAGTGACGGCCAATCACCCGGAATTCCGCGAGCGCACCTTACAGCGCAGGTCGTTCGATGTGCGCGGTGGCCAAGCGGTGCGCGAAGAAATGCCGTTGGGCCGGTTGGTCAGCGCTCTTGCGTATCCGGTTGAGAATGGAAAAGTGCTGTGGGAAGGAGCGATTGATGTGCGGTCGAAGTGCGGCGTGGTGCTCACTCGCCAGCAATTCTGGCTTTGGCCAATGGCGCATATTCCGTACAACGAGAAGCGTTTCATGGCTGATGAAGGCCGCCTGGTTTTGACATGGACGCCACCACCGGGCGAGTGGCGCATTTTCGCGGGCATTGAAACCGAAGCGCGCGGCTTCAAGTATTACGACTGCTTCTTCGATCCGTTGCAGCCGGGCGCGACTGAAGAATTCATCCGACTCACGCACGACCGGTATGCCGAAACTGTCGGCGAATATTTTGGCAGCACGATTCCCGGCATCTTTACCGATGAAACCGAGCCGCCTGCCTGGTCGCCGGTTATTGAGGCTGAGTTCGGGCTCGATCTCGCTCAGTTGCTGCCCGCGCTTCATCACGACGATCATCCGCGCGCTACGGAGGTGCGTCTGCGCTTTCGTGAATGCGCCCTTCGCTTGTTTCAGGAGCGCTGGGAAGCGCCAATAGCGCGCTGGTGCGCCGCGCATAATCTCGTTTGGACTGCCGAAAAGCCGACGTATCGACCGGCACAGTTTCTAGCTATTGCGCAACCGGCAACCGACGCAGGCCATCGCCGTTTGGGAGCGGGACCGGAGAATTTGGAAAGCGCGATGCTGCGCGCGAACCATCGGGCCGCGATGGCCGCCGCCGAGCAAAGCGGGACGGAAAAAGTGCGTTGCGAATGCTTTCACAGCATGGGCTGGGGCGCGACGCTACAAGACCAGAAGTGGCAAATCGATTGGCTCGCGGTGCAGGGCGTCAACCGCTTTTCGCCGCACGCGTTTTACGCGACATCGTCTGGACTCACCAAGCACGACGCTGCGCCTTCGTTTTTCACAGAAACGCCGGCGTGGAAGCATTTCCACCTTCTCGCCGATTATGCCGCGCGCCTGAGCCTTGCGATGAGCAGCGGTCATGAGCACGCACGAATTGCGGTGCTTTATCCGGCGGAATCGCTGTGGGCACGCGACGAACATTCACGCGAAGCGATGAAAGATTGCGACTGGCTCATGAACACCTTGCTCGCCGAGCACTTAATGTTTCATCCGGTGGATGCTTTGGCTTTGCTGCGCGCCGAAGCCGGGCCGGGCAGCCTCCGATTGGGCCATACGCGCTACGAGGTTTTGCTGGTTCCGCCTCTTTCAGTTATCACGCCCCAAACCGAGCAGGCGATTGGTGCCGCTATCGCCGCTGGAATGAAGGTGATGATGGCTGAGCCGTTGGGTAATGCCGCGAACGATGTCATGACTTCGCCTGGCGTTACACCGATTTTCGACCGTACTTTGTGGATTTCTCATCTGGAGCCTCATCGTGTGGTTTCGCTGCAAAATAGCGAGGGCAACGAAGCGCATGGATTATGGATGCTGCATCGCGAAACCGAAGAACAGCATCTGTTGTTCATCGCGAACACAGAAGACAAAGCGATCGAAGCTGTCGTTGAAATTTCCGTCGATGCAGTGGCGTGGGAACATTGGTGCCTGGAAAATGGTTCTTCTGTGCCACTTGGTGTAACTGCGGAGGAAGACCGTGTTCGTTGGACACATCGCTTTGAGCCTTTAGGTTCGGCGTTGTTTGTCGCGCGAAAGTTGCGCGACAACACCGCGAGAATCGAAGCTGTTGCGCAAGAAAGTGTGCTGCCGTTGGCGACGGAAGGAGAATGGTCGATAACGCTCGACCGCCCGAACGCTCTGCGCCTTAATCGCTGGCGCATCGTGTGTGACGGGGATGATTGGGCCGATGCAAATCGCGATGACAACCATTTAGCCGAAGTCGAAGCGTTGCCGTTGCAATATCTCGATCAACGGGTGAAAGAGGTGCGTCAGCAGTGTGAACGAGAGGGTGAAACCACAGTCTGGTATCGCCGCCATGTCCTGTGTGAGATTGTGCCGGATAACCTCGCCCTGCTGATAGAAAATGGTGCTATTGATGGTGAATGGGAGCTGTTCATTAACGGCGTGTCCGTTGAGCGAGACGCGTTCTCCGCGATCGAATATCATGGTGCCGATAAAATTGCTTGCTCGGTTGCGCATCTTTTCCAGCGGGGCAAAAATACTCTCGCGTTGCGTGTGGGTGCCGCGCCGCTCTGGGGCGGACTGCGTACGCCGCTGCATTTGCTTGGCGATTTTGCTCTTGGGGGAACCGACAATCGGACTCTGGTTTCCCTTCCTGATACATCGCGCTTTAATGATTTGGTTGCTGCCGGTTTCCCCCACTTCAGCGGTGCTGTGACGTATCGCAAGGTTCTTCCGAGTTCTGCGTTTGCAGGCTACACCGCCATCGCCTTGCCTGCGGGCTTTACGGATATTGCACAGGTGAAGGTGGGCGACGTTGTTTTAGGCGTGCGCGCATGGTCGCCTTACCAGTGGAAGTTGCCTGTCGAGCGAGGCGAAACAATAGCACTAGAAATCGAGGTTACAAATACACTGCTGCCTTTCGTCGAAGGCCAAATTTGGCATGTGCAGACTCAGAAGCCTCACAAGGTTTGA
- a CDS encoding rhamnogalacturonan acetylesterase: MNYISNHSRKSAVRMRRSRFLACVGLALSGSVLGCVNADEPATPAPAKALPTLFLIGDSTVNNGTKGQQGWGTSLAPFFDTAKINILNRARGGRSSRTFLSEGLWAKVLEEIRPGDTVLMQFGHNDGGSPRTSYRASLKGNSDETQEFANPQNGQNEPVHSFGWYLRKYVADAKAKGATPIVLSLVPRNDWKEGKVLRASEGYGKWAREAAAAGGAAFIDLNTIVANYYDALGQEQVKAFFPHEHTHTDAAGAELNARAVVEGLKSMKDAPLNAYLSPLGVEVGPADSALVVQAIEPVASD, from the coding sequence ATGAACTACATCTCAAATCATAGTCGCAAAAGCGCCGTGCGAATGCGCCGTTCTCGCTTTCTGGCCTGTGTTGGTTTGGCCTTGAGCGGAAGTGTGCTCGGCTGCGTGAATGCCGACGAACCGGCGACGCCCGCGCCCGCGAAAGCGCTGCCGACCTTGTTTCTTATTGGCGATTCGACCGTCAACAACGGCACCAAAGGGCAACAGGGTTGGGGCACGTCACTCGCGCCGTTCTTCGACACCGCAAAAATCAACATCTTGAATCGCGCGCGTGGTGGACGCAGCAGCCGCACCTTTCTAAGCGAAGGCTTGTGGGCGAAAGTCTTGGAAGAAATCCGGCCGGGCGATACGGTTCTGATGCAGTTCGGCCACAACGACGGCGGCTCGCCACGCACGAGCTATCGCGCTTCGCTCAAAGGCAACAGCGATGAGACACAAGAGTTTGCCAACCCGCAAAATGGCCAGAATGAGCCGGTTCACAGTTTCGGTTGGTATTTACGGAAATACGTCGCGGATGCTAAAGCCAAAGGCGCGACGCCGATTGTGCTTTCGCTTGTTCCGCGCAACGACTGGAAAGAGGGCAAAGTGCTGCGGGCTTCGGAAGGCTATGGCAAATGGGCGCGCGAAGCGGCTGCGGCTGGCGGCGCGGCCTTTATCGATCTGAATACTATCGTCGCCAATTATTACGACGCGTTGGGCCAGGAACAAGTCAAGGCATTCTTTCCTCACGAACACACACATACCGATGCCGCCGGAGCCGAACTCAACGCGCGCGCTGTGGTTGAAGGCTTGAAAAGTATGAAAGACGCGCCTTTGAATGCGTATCTTTCGCCTTTAGGTGTCGAAGTCGGGCCCGCCGATTCTGCGCTTGTAGTGCAGGCTATTGAGCCGGTCGCATCGGATTAA
- the uxaC gene encoding glucuronate isomerase, giving the protein MPFIHDDFLLQSEAARRLYHEYAANEPILDYHNHLPPRDIAQNRRFNDLFEVWLEGDHYKWRAMRTNGVAEKYCTGDAAPLEKYNAWAKTVPHTLRNPLYHWTHLELKRYFDIDELLNEESAPRIWEQANAKLAQPEFSTQGILKQFKVRALCTTDDPADSIEHHEAIKQGGLETRVYPTFRPDKAFAVNLPEAFNAWCAKLGETANIEIDSFATFEQALEKRHSDFHEFGCRLSDHGLSQAYADFPTEAEAKGIFDRTRAGQAASPEEQTRFASYLMLLFGRLDAQRGWTKQLHLGAQRNNNTRLFNQSGPDIGFDSIGDWPQAASLAAYLNQLDRDNTLPKVVIYNLNPADNYVMATMIGNFQDGSIAGKIQFGSGWWFLDQKEAMEWQLNALSNNGLLSRFIGMLTDSRSFLSFPRHEYFRRVLCNLIGRDIENGELPADFELVGTMVKNICYGNARDYLGLQLSAS; this is encoded by the coding sequence ATGCCTTTCATTCACGACGATTTCTTGTTGCAAAGCGAAGCCGCGCGGCGCCTCTATCACGAATACGCTGCCAATGAACCGATCCTCGATTATCACAACCACTTGCCTCCGCGCGATATTGCGCAGAATCGCCGGTTTAACGACTTGTTTGAAGTCTGGCTGGAAGGCGACCATTACAAATGGCGCGCGATGCGCACCAATGGCGTCGCAGAAAAATACTGTACCGGCGATGCTGCGCCGTTAGAAAAGTACAATGCGTGGGCGAAGACGGTTCCACATACGCTGCGCAACCCACTCTATCACTGGACGCACCTGGAACTCAAGCGCTATTTCGACATCGACGAACTGTTGAATGAAGAAAGCGCGCCGCGAATTTGGGAGCAAGCTAATGCAAAACTGGCGCAACCCGAATTCTCAACACAGGGGATTCTGAAGCAATTTAAGGTGCGCGCGCTTTGCACAACGGACGATCCGGCGGACTCGATTGAACACCACGAAGCGATTAAACAAGGCGGTTTGGAAACGCGGGTTTATCCAACCTTCCGACCCGACAAAGCTTTTGCCGTCAACCTGCCGGAAGCCTTTAACGCGTGGTGCGCGAAACTTGGCGAAACAGCAAACATCGAAATCGATTCCTTTGCAACCTTCGAACAAGCCTTAGAAAAGCGTCACAGCGACTTCCACGAATTTGGCTGCCGCCTCTCCGACCACGGCCTATCGCAGGCTTACGCCGATTTCCCGACTGAAGCCGAAGCCAAGGGAATATTCGACCGTACTCGCGCAGGACAAGCTGCTTCGCCCGAGGAACAAACACGCTTTGCTTCGTATCTCATGCTGTTGTTTGGTCGTCTCGATGCCCAGCGTGGTTGGACAAAGCAGCTTCACTTGGGAGCACAGCGCAACAACAACACGCGCTTGTTTAACCAGTCTGGCCCCGACATCGGCTTCGATTCCATCGGCGACTGGCCGCAGGCTGCTTCGCTTGCGGCTTATCTCAATCAACTCGACCGCGATAATACCTTGCCGAAGGTTGTGATCTACAACCTCAATCCTGCCGATAACTATGTCATGGCAACGATGATTGGTAACTTCCAGGATGGAAGCATCGCGGGCAAGATTCAGTTTGGTTCGGGCTGGTGGTTTCTCGACCAGAAAGAAGCGATGGAATGGCAGCTTAACGCGCTTTCCAATAATGGTTTGCTATCGCGCTTTATCGGAATGCTTACCGACTCGCGCTCCTTCCTTTCGTTTCCGCGCCACGAATACTTCCGCCGCGTGCTTTGCAACCTCATCGGGCGCGACATTGAAAACGGCGAGCTTCCCGCTGACTTCGAACTTGTGGGGACGATGGTCAAAAACATTTGCTATGGTAATGCCCGCGACTATCTGGGCTTGCAACTGTCTGCTTCTTAA